One genomic window of Candidatus Pseudobacter hemicellulosilyticus includes the following:
- a CDS encoding CCC motif membrane protein — MENLNQPSQTPTPTQKTMLPNATVVMVLGICSIVFGCLFIGLILGIIGLVLSSKPRKMYKENPAAWDGYGQLNAGFIMSIIGIALGSIYAIYYIFMLAILGSAATSIWNMNNL, encoded by the coding sequence ATGGAAAATTTGAACCAACCCTCTCAGACGCCCACCCCTACACAGAAAACCATGCTGCCTAACGCAACAGTAGTAATGGTTTTAGGTATCTGCTCCATCGTTTTCGGCTGTCTTTTCATTGGTCTGATCCTCGGCATCATTGGTCTGGTGCTGTCCAGCAAACCAAGGAAAATGTACAAAGAAAACCCGGCTGCCTGGGACGGTTATGGCCAGTTGAACGCAGGTTTCATCATGTCTATCATTGGCATTGCTCTCGGTTCTATCTATGCGATCTATTACATTTTCATGTTGGCAATCCTTGGTAGCGCTGCTACTTCGATCTGGAATATGAACAATTTATAA
- a CDS encoding DUF2752 domain-containing protein: MLTWLQQHMLPCALKYLLGLDCPLCGFQRSLLALLQGHWAESWALYPPLIPVLLLGMGWGLALLSRRWPGRTGLVAYTWVVLALVMLNYIVKLVVPGLHGHG, translated from the coding sequence ATGCTTACCTGGCTCCAACAACATATGCTGCCCTGCGCCCTGAAGTACTTGCTGGGACTGGATTGCCCTTTGTGCGGCTTCCAGCGCTCCCTGCTGGCGCTGCTGCAGGGACACTGGGCGGAAAGCTGGGCCCTGTATCCACCGCTGATCCCCGTGCTGCTGCTGGGGATGGGCTGGGGATTGGCGCTGCTCAGCCGTCGCTGGCCCGGCAGGACAGGACTGGTCGCCTACACCTGGGTGGTACTGGCGCTGGTAATGCTGAACTATATTGTTAAACTGGTTGTTCCGGGTCTTCACGGCCATGGATGA
- a CDS encoding RDD family protein codes for MLVKLDTGFNIEVEFPVAPFHLRLIAWFIDGVICTLYMILMNVLVLQTPGSWEWKTVLVSLPSLFYHLVCEIMLNGQSVGKLAMGIKVIAADGGHPSIGQYLIRWVFRLIDFPIWIFAFIGYEAWPWWTFPLLFAGLASVIISPRSQRIGDLLAGTLIIDVRARNTWQNTVFTEVEDSYKPTYPQVMQLSDRDINTLKSIIESIRRKGDPYLALRIADRIKSKLRIQSEQDSFEFLQALLKDYNYYSTH; via the coding sequence ATGCTGGTAAAATTAGATACAGGGTTCAACATTGAGGTGGAATTCCCCGTAGCCCCTTTCCACCTGCGGCTCATAGCCTGGTTCATTGATGGAGTTATCTGCACGTTGTATATGATACTCATGAATGTGCTGGTGCTGCAGACGCCCGGCAGCTGGGAATGGAAAACCGTCCTGGTGAGCCTGCCCTCCTTGTTTTACCACCTGGTCTGTGAGATCATGCTGAACGGGCAGAGCGTGGGAAAGCTGGCCATGGGCATTAAAGTAATTGCCGCCGATGGAGGCCATCCCAGCATTGGCCAGTACCTGATCCGCTGGGTATTCCGCCTGATCGATTTTCCTATATGGATATTTGCTTTTATCGGCTATGAGGCCTGGCCCTGGTGGACCTTCCCCCTGCTGTTTGCCGGTCTGGCCTCCGTGATCATTTCCCCCCGCTCCCAGCGTATTGGCGATCTGCTGGCCGGCACCCTGATCATTGATGTCCGGGCCCGCAATACCTGGCAGAATACCGTATTCACGGAAGTGGAGGACAGTTACAAACCTACTTATCCGCAGGTCATGCAGTTATCAGACCGGGACATCAATACCCTGAAAAGTATTATTGAGAGCATCCGGCGCAAGGGTGATCCCTACCTGGCCCTGCGCATTGCAGACAGGATCAAATCCAAGCTCCGCATACAATCAGAGCAGGACAGTTTTGAATTCCTGCAAGCCCTGCTGAAGGATTACAATTACTACTCCACACACTGA
- a CDS encoding stage II sporulation protein M produces the protein MREGLFLKKNIEKWKRYQYGKETDPDKMADEFTELVNDLGYAKTFYPHSKVTHYLNELASRTYLKIYRNKREEGSRIWRFWKTELPLTVARYFRPLLCAFLLFTGMAIMGAYSAAHDESFVRGVLGDSYVDGTEENITKGDPFGVYKQGDKLSMFVYIANNNIRVAFMTFVSGIFLSIGTAWYLFSNGVMLGSFQYMFFAKGLGWDSVLVIWIHGTLEISAIILAGGAGFILGNSILFPGNNKRIDSLKRGAKDGLKLVIGLIPIFITAAFFEGYVTRHTDMPRWLSISILASSFLFICWYFVYYPIQLSRRIKISQAEGRA, from the coding sequence GTGCGCGAAGGACTCTTCTTAAAAAAGAACATTGAAAAGTGGAAACGGTACCAGTACGGAAAGGAGACCGATCCCGATAAAATGGCCGATGAGTTTACAGAACTCGTCAACGACCTGGGTTACGCCAAAACTTTCTATCCCCATAGCAAAGTCACACACTACCTCAATGAGCTGGCTTCCCGCACCTATCTCAAGATCTACCGGAACAAAAGGGAAGAAGGATCCCGTATCTGGCGTTTCTGGAAAACGGAACTGCCCCTGACCGTGGCCCGCTATTTCCGGCCCCTGCTCTGCGCTTTTCTCCTGTTCACCGGTATGGCCATTATGGGCGCCTATTCTGCTGCCCATGATGAAAGCTTTGTACGGGGCGTCCTGGGCGACAGCTACGTGGACGGCACCGAAGAGAATATTACCAAGGGCGATCCTTTTGGCGTGTACAAACAAGGGGATAAACTGTCCATGTTCGTATACATCGCCAATAACAATATCCGGGTGGCCTTTATGACCTTTGTCAGCGGCATTTTCCTGTCGATAGGCACGGCCTGGTACCTTTTCAGCAATGGAGTGATGCTGGGTTCTTTCCAGTATATGTTCTTTGCCAAAGGGCTGGGCTGGGATTCCGTGCTCGTGATCTGGATCCATGGCACCCTGGAGATCTCTGCCATTATCCTGGCGGGCGGCGCAGGCTTTATTCTCGGTAACAGTATCCTGTTCCCCGGCAACAATAAACGGATCGATTCCCTGAAAAGGGGCGCCAAAGACGGGCTGAAGCTGGTCATTGGCCTGATCCCGATCTTTATCACCGCTGCTTTTTTTGAAGGGTATGTTACCCGTCATACAGATATGCCCCGCTGGCTGAGCATTTCCATCCTGGCCAGCTCTTTCCTGTTCATTTGCTGGTATTTTGTATACTACCCCATACAGTTGAGCAGGAGGATTAAAATTAGTCAGGCGGAGGGCAGGGCATGA
- a CDS encoding DUF4129 domain-containing protein, translating to MKQIRQIFSGAFPALPLLILLLCLGCSLPVMAQPTEYADTTFDPPDVQLEEIRSDTEEEPAEIETIEEEVLPPSLRQVSDSTVARFKKRKEFAYANDSAYWTSRKHPEVKKGRKKEYNPPSFPGINVAFSTIGYTLLIVLILFVIYRIIVVNKLFLSTPAQLEEDAVPEVLLEEDELDKQVNAAVVAQNYRVAIRLLYLKSLRQLSDKGRIRYHSQSTNADYLRQLQQHPAAGEFRFLTQAYEYVWYGEFLLSEEQFSQLRQHFQQFYKSI from the coding sequence ATGAAACAGATCAGGCAAATATTTTCCGGGGCTTTCCCGGCGCTTCCCCTGCTGATCCTGCTGCTTTGCCTGGGTTGCAGCCTTCCTGTTATGGCCCAGCCTACTGAGTATGCAGACACAACCTTTGATCCGCCGGATGTGCAGCTGGAAGAGATCCGGTCTGATACGGAGGAAGAACCGGCGGAAATAGAAACAATAGAAGAAGAAGTCCTGCCCCCCTCCCTGCGGCAGGTAAGCGATTCTACAGTAGCGCGTTTCAAAAAGCGTAAGGAATTTGCCTATGCCAATGATTCCGCCTACTGGACAAGCCGCAAACATCCTGAGGTAAAAAAAGGGCGCAAAAAAGAGTATAACCCGCCTTCCTTCCCCGGTATCAATGTCGCTTTTTCCACTATCGGTTATACCCTGCTGATTGTGCTGATCCTGTTTGTGATCTACCGCATCATAGTGGTCAATAAACTTTTCCTGTCAACGCCTGCCCAGCTGGAAGAAGACGCAGTTCCTGAAGTCCTGCTGGAAGAGGATGAGCTGGACAAACAGGTCAATGCTGCTGTGGTGGCGCAGAACTACCGGGTGGCCATCCGCCTGCTGTACCTGAAATCGCTCCGGCAGCTGAGCGATAAAGGGCGGATCCGTTACCATTCCCAGTCTACCAATGCGGATTATCTCCGCCAGCTGCAGCAACACCCGGCAGCGGGTGAGTTCCGGTTCCTGACCCAGGCCTATGAATATGTGTGGTATGGTGAGTTCCTGCTCAGCGAAGAGCAGTTCAGCCAGCTGCGGCAACATTTTCAACAATTCTATAAATCCATCTGA
- a CDS encoding MoxR family ATPase, translating to MEENFFQARTDLSALQQSVDQLKQEIGKVIVGQEEMIDLLLTAVLADGHVLIEGVPGVAKTLTAKLLSKSISIGFSRIQFTPDLMPSDVIGTSIFNPRDNSFELRKGPIFSNIVLIDEINRAPAKTQSALFEVMEERQVTVDGQTLSLAAPFMVVATQNPVEQEGTYHLPEAQLDRFLFKINVTYPTPEQEFRIVLNHHQSSLEAMLAQVNHVLSFQQIEELRQKVRGIHVEEKLIQYITSIVASTRNHKSIYLGASPRASIGILNGAKALAAMRGRDFVTPEDILFVLKPTLRHRIVLTPEKEMEGAATDDVIAQIVEAIEVPR from the coding sequence ATGGAAGAGAATTTTTTTCAGGCCCGCACCGACCTCAGCGCCCTGCAGCAATCGGTAGACCAGCTCAAGCAGGAGATCGGCAAGGTGATTGTTGGCCAGGAGGAAATGATAGACCTGCTGCTCACCGCTGTACTGGCCGACGGGCATGTACTGATTGAAGGAGTACCGGGTGTGGCCAAGACACTGACGGCCAAGCTGCTCAGCAAAAGCATCTCTATCGGGTTCTCCCGTATCCAGTTTACGCCCGATCTGATGCCCAGTGATGTGATTGGTACCTCCATCTTCAATCCCCGGGACAACAGCTTCGAGCTCCGCAAGGGACCTATCTTCAGTAATATTGTACTGATTGATGAGATCAACCGTGCCCCTGCCAAGACCCAGTCGGCCCTGTTTGAGGTCATGGAAGAAAGGCAGGTAACGGTAGACGGGCAGACCCTGTCGCTGGCTGCGCCCTTCATGGTAGTGGCCACGCAGAACCCGGTAGAACAGGAGGGGACCTACCACCTCCCTGAAGCCCAGCTGGACCGCTTTCTGTTTAAGATCAATGTCACCTATCCCACACCGGAGCAGGAGTTCCGCATTGTGCTGAACCACCACCAGAGCAGCCTGGAAGCCATGCTGGCCCAGGTGAACCATGTACTCAGCTTTCAGCAGATAGAAGAGCTGCGCCAGAAAGTACGCGGCATCCATGTGGAAGAAAAGCTGATCCAGTATATCACCAGCATTGTGGCCAGCACCCGCAACCATAAATCCATTTACCTCGGCGCTTCGCCCCGTGCTTCCATTGGCATCCTCAATGGCGCCAAAGCACTGGCGGCCATGCGTGGCCGGGATTTTGTAACGCCGGAAGATATTCTCTTTGTGCTGAAGCCCACGCTTCGGCACCGTATTGTCCTGACACCGGAAAAAGAAATGGAAGGCGCTGCCACTGATGATGTGATTGCACAGATCGTGGAAGCTATTGAAGTGCCCCGCTAA
- a CDS encoding DUF58 domain-containing protein, which produces MSFYERNILSLFFSRRFYMAFVVIILLFVGSYTWPALFTAARIVLLSFAGLTLLDYFILFVRKRAISVQRLLPDAFSNGDENKVQLQLVNRYPFRVQLLLIDEVPEQFQLFNFKIPLSLAGGEEKSLDYHLRPVQRGEYIFRQVNLFVRSPLGLVTRRLKTGEPETMVKVMPSFLALRQFELKAHGSNLSEAGSRKIRKIGHSLEFEQIKEYVTGDDIRSINWKATARRGGQLMVNNFMDERSQQVYCIIDKGRVMKMPFEGMALLDYAINATLILSRVALIRQDRAGLITFAEQIGHFLPADRKAAQMPRILETLYNQDTRFLESDYEKLHALIRTRITSRSLIVLFTNFESLAGLERQMPFIRSIARNHLLLVVFFENTELDQLTTTRADTIEELYIRTIAEKFMAEKRQIVKELQKHGVLTILTPPRQLTVNTVNKYLELKARQAI; this is translated from the coding sequence ATGTCTTTTTACGAACGCAACATATTATCCCTGTTCTTCAGCCGCCGGTTTTACATGGCTTTTGTGGTCATCATCCTGCTCTTTGTAGGATCATACACCTGGCCCGCCCTGTTTACTGCGGCGCGTATTGTGCTGCTCAGCTTTGCCGGGCTGACCCTGCTGGATTATTTCATCCTGTTTGTGCGGAAGCGGGCCATCTCCGTGCAGCGCCTGCTGCCTGATGCTTTCAGCAACGGGGACGAGAACAAAGTGCAACTGCAGTTGGTGAACCGTTATCCTTTCCGGGTACAGCTGCTGCTGATAGATGAAGTGCCGGAACAGTTTCAGCTGTTCAATTTCAAAATACCGCTAAGCCTGGCGGGGGGAGAGGAAAAGTCGCTGGATTATCACCTGCGACCGGTACAGCGCGGGGAATACATTTTCCGGCAGGTGAACCTGTTTGTCCGCAGCCCGCTGGGATTGGTGACCCGCCGCCTGAAAACCGGTGAGCCCGAAACCATGGTGAAGGTGATGCCTTCTTTCCTGGCCCTGCGCCAGTTTGAACTGAAAGCCCATGGCAGCAATCTTTCCGAAGCCGGCAGCCGCAAGATCCGGAAAATAGGCCATAGCCTGGAATTTGAACAGATCAAGGAATATGTTACAGGTGATGATATCCGGAGCATCAACTGGAAAGCCACTGCCCGCAGGGGCGGCCAGCTGATGGTCAATAATTTTATGGATGAACGCAGCCAGCAGGTGTATTGTATCATCGACAAAGGCCGCGTGATGAAAATGCCTTTTGAAGGGATGGCCCTGCTGGACTATGCCATCAATGCCACCCTGATCCTTTCGCGGGTGGCGCTGATCCGCCAGGACCGGGCCGGGCTGATCACCTTTGCGGAGCAGATCGGGCATTTCCTGCCGGCCGACCGCAAAGCCGCACAGATGCCCCGCATCCTGGAGACCCTGTATAACCAGGATACCCGATTCCTGGAAAGCGACTACGAAAAGCTGCACGCCCTGATCCGCACACGGATCACATCGCGCAGCCTTATTGTTCTCTTCACCAATTTTGAATCCCTCGCGGGCCTGGAAAGACAAATGCCTTTTATCCGCAGCATCGCCCGCAACCACCTGCTGCTGGTAGTGTTCTTTGAGAACACAGAACTGGACCAGCTGACCACTACCCGGGCCGATACCATTGAGGAACTGTATATCCGCACCATTGCCGAGAAATTCATGGCGGAAAAAAGACAGATCGTCAAAGAGCTGCAGAAACATGGTGTACTCACTATCCTGACGCCGCCCAGACAACTCACGGTCAATACGGTCAATAAGTACCTGGAACTGAAAGCAAGGCAGGCCATTTGA
- the truB gene encoding tRNA pseudouridine(55) synthase TruB has protein sequence MELSSVNFEQGYTLLINKPLEWTSFDVVRKIRNTIKIKKVGHAGTLDPLATGLLIVCTGKFTKRINEYMAQEKEYTGHFTLGAVTPTYDLEAEPTDLKDYTAITPEQLHAATGPFTGQILQVPPMHSAIKKDGKRVYELARRGEHIELEPRSIHIKAFEITAIEMPVVHFRVVCSTGTYIRSLAHDFGQALGCGAHLSKLVRTRIGEFTLDQSMTMEEAQVFIAKVKEANLPSV, from the coding sequence ATGGAGTTATCATCCGTTAATTTTGAACAGGGATATACGCTGCTGATCAATAAGCCGCTGGAATGGACCTCTTTTGATGTGGTGCGCAAGATCCGGAACACCATTAAAATAAAGAAAGTAGGCCATGCCGGTACCCTGGATCCACTGGCCACCGGGCTGCTGATCGTTTGCACCGGCAAATTCACCAAGCGTATCAATGAATATATGGCCCAGGAAAAAGAATATACCGGCCATTTCACCCTGGGGGCCGTTACGCCTACCTACGACCTTGAAGCTGAACCCACCGATCTGAAAGACTATACCGCTATCACTCCTGAGCAGTTGCACGCCGCTACCGGGCCTTTTACCGGGCAGATCCTCCAGGTGCCGCCTATGCACTCGGCCATTAAAAAAGATGGGAAGCGGGTGTATGAGCTGGCTCGCCGCGGGGAACATATTGAGCTGGAGCCCCGGTCTATCCATATCAAAGCGTTTGAGATCACGGCCATTGAAATGCCTGTAGTGCATTTTCGCGTGGTCTGTTCCACAGGTACCTATATCCGCAGCCTGGCGCATGATTTTGGGCAGGCCCTGGGATGTGGCGCTCACCTGAGCAAACTGGTCCGTACCCGCATCGGTGAGTTCACCTTGGATCAGTCCATGACCATGGAAGAAGCGCAGGTGTTCATTGCCAAAGTGAAAGAAGCAAACCTGCCTTCAGTGTAG
- a CDS encoding BamA/TamA family outer membrane protein: MVLAPACVTVSKKNLPTRPFVYQTEVNVDSKQPRYEKKELSDKLLTQVDDSLQTRFKYVGIFKKLIKPPVFDSINIGRSKVFMTALLNSQGYYRPVITDTFFIDTTRERQYRTTVRFKVIPGVRLIMDSVGYSLETPELQQLALNNSNRSELKKGKPYSTTAISTEIERLVTLYRDNGYYKLNKESIYAEVDTVIAALIDPSLDPFEQIRLLDSLRRRSESPTINVLIKQRPPKDSTHLMKFYFGDITIYPDITPLEDTSFHKDTTIIPPYTFLYGTNRFKLPFIARNMNITPGSLYRQRRYYRTINTFNQLGAWSNVDLDLQERYDSVPLLDATFRLYPDKKQSATIDFETSRNVSDFLTTGQLFGIGLNFRLINRNAFREAIQTSTNARFGIEIGTQLVQTLQASFSHNIYFPKFILPFRIKNPDRLQNTRTVLNLEGAYTDRRDFFRVPSFKTSWGYEWVGGRMRRGTDVPRRRITYNFTPLNFEYTSVVKTDSLLRLEKLIPAYRFAFNDGMIISTAFSASTAIQKDKKLTLIRARIEESGGLTGLIKELELGDLRRFVKVDAEIKHYIDYGRSSLAFRAYGGVGIVYGKTDTAGVVVPESNLPFFKAFSAGGPYSMRAWQVRRLGPGTATMYEPTDSTSAIDRFGNMQLEFNIEYRFNLATIFGFKVNSALFVDMGNIWSKEFDPATGQAIPAASFRIDKLYKDLAIGGGSSLRFDFDFFLIRLDWAYKLKDPVHAYQNAGWFHNLKISDGQFQLGIGYPF, encoded by the coding sequence ATGGTGCTGGCGCCCGCCTGCGTAACCGTATCCAAGAAGAATCTGCCCACCCGCCCCTTCGTGTACCAGACCGAAGTGAACGTGGACAGCAAACAACCCCGTTACGAGAAAAAAGAACTGAGCGATAAACTGCTGACACAGGTGGACGACAGCCTCCAGACCCGCTTCAAGTACGTGGGTATCTTCAAGAAACTGATCAAGCCCCCCGTATTTGACAGTATCAATATCGGCCGGTCTAAAGTATTCATGACCGCCCTGCTTAATTCCCAGGGTTATTACAGACCCGTCATTACGGACACTTTTTTCATTGATACCACCCGCGAGCGGCAATACCGGACCACCGTCCGCTTCAAAGTGATCCCCGGCGTCAGGCTGATCATGGACTCAGTAGGCTATAGCCTGGAAACGCCCGAGCTGCAGCAGCTGGCGCTCAATAACAGCAACCGCTCCGAACTGAAGAAAGGCAAACCCTACTCCACCACCGCCATCAGCACGGAGATTGAACGGCTGGTCACCCTCTACCGGGACAACGGCTATTATAAACTCAATAAGGAAAGTATCTACGCCGAAGTGGATACTGTGATCGCGGCACTGATAGACCCTTCCCTGGATCCCTTTGAGCAGATCCGCCTGCTGGACTCCCTGCGCCGCCGCAGTGAGAGCCCCACCATCAATGTACTCATCAAGCAGCGGCCGCCCAAGGACAGCACCCACCTGATGAAATTCTATTTCGGGGATATCACCATATACCCGGATATCACCCCGCTGGAGGATACCAGCTTCCACAAGGATACTACCATCATACCGCCCTATACTTTTTTATACGGCACCAACCGCTTTAAACTGCCTTTTATTGCCCGGAATATGAATATCACTCCGGGCTCCCTGTACCGGCAACGGCGGTATTACCGGACCATCAATACCTTCAACCAGCTGGGCGCCTGGAGCAATGTGGACCTGGACCTGCAGGAACGCTACGACAGCGTGCCCCTGCTGGACGCCACTTTCCGGCTCTACCCGGATAAAAAACAAAGCGCCACCATCGACTTTGAGACCAGCCGCAACGTGAGCGACTTCCTCACCACCGGCCAGCTCTTTGGTATTGGTCTCAATTTCCGGCTCATCAACCGCAATGCTTTCCGGGAAGCCATCCAGACCAGCACCAACGCCCGCTTCGGTATCGAGATCGGTACCCAGCTGGTGCAAACCCTGCAGGCCAGCTTTTCACACAATATTTATTTCCCCAAGTTCATCCTGCCCTTCAGGATCAAAAACCCGGATCGCCTCCAGAATACGCGAACCGTACTCAACCTGGAAGGTGCGTATACAGATCGCCGTGACTTCTTCCGCGTTCCCTCTTTCAAAACCTCCTGGGGTTATGAATGGGTGGGTGGCAGGATGCGAAGAGGGACCGATGTCCCCCGCCGGCGCATCACGTACAATTTCACCCCCCTGAATTTTGAATATACCAGCGTGGTGAAGACCGACAGCCTGCTGCGACTGGAAAAGCTGATCCCGGCCTATCGCTTTGCTTTCAACGATGGTATGATCATCAGTACCGCTTTCAGCGCCAGCACCGCCATCCAGAAAGATAAAAAGCTGACCCTGATCCGCGCCCGCATAGAAGAGAGCGGCGGCCTTACCGGACTGATAAAAGAACTGGAACTGGGCGACCTGCGCCGTTTTGTAAAAGTGGACGCAGAGATCAAGCACTATATTGATTATGGCCGCTCATCGCTGGCCTTCCGCGCCTATGGCGGCGTGGGCATCGTGTATGGGAAAACTGATACGGCCGGTGTAGTGGTGCCGGAAAGTAACCTGCCCTTCTTCAAGGCTTTCTCGGCCGGTGGCCCTTACAGCATGCGCGCCTGGCAGGTAAGAAGGCTGGGACCGGGCACCGCCACCATGTATGAACCAACCGACAGCACCTCTGCTATTGATCGCTTCGGCAATATGCAGCTGGAGTTCAATATAGAATACCGCTTTAACCTGGCTACCATCTTTGGGTTCAAGGTGAACAGCGCGCTCTTTGTGGATATGGGAAATATCTGGAGCAAGGAATTTGATCCGGCCACCGGGCAGGCCATCCCGGCGGCCAGTTTCCGGATCGATAAGCTCTATAAGGACCTCGCCATCGGCGGCGGCAGCAGCTTACGGTTCGATTTTGATTTCTTCCTGATCCGTCTCGACTGGGCCTATAAACTCAAGGACCCCGTTCATGCCTACCAGAATGCCGGCTGGTTCCATAACCTGAAAATCTCTGACGGCCAGTTCCAGCTGGGTATCGGCTATCCGTTCTAA
- a CDS encoding RNA methyltransferase, producing MLVKSQVKYIQSLSQKKLRDEEGLFVGEGPKIINELLSAGNVHLQQLYALPEWISQQPATIAERCMAVDPDELGRLSFQQHPNQVLGVFRKPEFAPERDWGKGLHVVLDTLQDPGNMGTILRCADWFGINAMVCSPDSADIFNPKVVQASMGGISRVEVIYTDLPAFLRAHSGIPVLAATLDGTPLPAMTGGAKGFLLIGNESRGISDELLALATHRVTIPRKGQAESLNAAVATGILLSHLTV from the coding sequence ATGTTGGTTAAATCGCAGGTCAAATATATTCAAAGTTTAAGCCAGAAAAAATTAAGGGATGAAGAAGGGCTGTTTGTAGGGGAGGGACCTAAGATAATTAACGAACTCTTAAGTGCCGGTAATGTTCATTTGCAGCAGCTCTACGCCCTGCCGGAATGGATCAGCCAGCAGCCTGCCACCATTGCGGAACGCTGTATGGCAGTGGATCCTGATGAGCTGGGCCGTTTATCGTTCCAGCAGCATCCCAACCAGGTCCTGGGCGTTTTCAGGAAACCCGAATTTGCGCCGGAAAGGGACTGGGGCAAGGGGCTGCATGTAGTGCTGGATACCCTGCAGGACCCAGGGAATATGGGTACTATCCTGCGTTGTGCGGACTGGTTCGGCATAAATGCCATGGTTTGCAGCCCCGACAGTGCGGATATATTTAATCCCAAAGTGGTACAGGCCAGTATGGGCGGTATCAGCAGGGTAGAAGTGATCTATACGGATCTGCCGGCCTTTTTAAGGGCCCATAGTGGCATCCCGGTGCTGGCGGCTACCCTGGATGGTACACCGCTGCCGGCCATGACGGGTGGCGCCAAAGGTTTCCTGCTCATTGGAAACGAATCCCGGGGCATCAGTGATGAGTTGCTGGCCCTGGCTACCCACCGCGTTACCATTCCCCGGAAAGGGCAGGCGGAATCCCTGAATGCGGCCGTGGCCACGGGCATTCTCCTGTCTCACCTGACAGTCTGA
- a CDS encoding ABC transporter permease codes for MNIAAYIAKRIAFNQQRSFSRFVIRLSVGATIISVMVMIVTLAFATGFKSTISQKIFSFWGHIRVQSFDAAMVSIAEETPILRNDSVARLPQQFPQIRKVQAFATRNAILKTTETIEGVLFKGVDVGYDFTNLRNFLLEGRWIQFTDSGYSSEINLSAYTAGKLQLKVNDEVLIYFIQPNAPPRTRKLTVAGIYKTGIEEYDKLIAIGDLKLVQRLNNWSPDQIGGYELILADFRQMDQVNDDIIPYLPLGIQGTTIENIFPNIFDWLALQNKTIYIVLIIMVAIAVLNLITCLLILVLERTRMVGLLKALGARNGTIQRVFLYHGAVITGAGLLFGNILGLLICWLQQRYGFISLPEDAYYISKAAVEVVWWHVALVNAGTFLICFLVLLIPTIIVRKIQPVKAIQFR; via the coding sequence TTGAATATAGCCGCTTATATCGCCAAACGCATCGCATTCAACCAGCAAAGGTCCTTCTCCCGTTTTGTGATCCGGTTGTCGGTGGGTGCAACCATCATCAGCGTGATGGTCATGATCGTTACCCTGGCTTTTGCCACCGGCTTTAAATCCACCATCAGCCAGAAGATCTTCAGTTTCTGGGGCCATATCCGGGTACAGAGCTTTGATGCCGCCATGGTGAGCATTGCCGAAGAAACGCCTATCCTGCGCAATGACTCGGTGGCCCGGCTACCGCAGCAGTTCCCGCAGATCAGGAAAGTACAGGCTTTTGCCACCCGCAACGCCATCCTCAAGACTACGGAAACCATTGAGGGGGTTTTGTTCAAGGGTGTTGATGTGGGCTACGATTTCACTAACCTGCGCAATTTCCTGCTGGAAGGCCGTTGGATACAGTTTACGGACAGCGGGTACAGCAGTGAGATCAACCTCTCCGCCTATACTGCCGGTAAACTGCAGCTGAAAGTAAATGACGAGGTGCTGATCTATTTTATACAGCCCAATGCCCCGCCGCGTACGCGCAAGCTCACGGTGGCAGGCATTTACAAGACAGGCATTGAAGAATATGATAAGCTGATCGCTATCGGCGACCTGAAACTGGTGCAGCGGCTGAATAACTGGTCGCCCGACCAGATCGGCGGCTATGAGCTTATCCTCGCCGATTTCCGGCAGATGGACCAGGTGAATGATGATATCATTCCTTACCTGCCCCTGGGTATCCAGGGCACCACTATTGAGAATATCTTCCCCAATATATTCGACTGGCTGGCGCTACAGAACAAGACCATTTATATTGTACTGATCATCATGGTGGCCATTGCCGTGCTCAACCTGATCACCTGCCTGCTGATCCTGGTGCTGGAACGTACCAGGATGGTGGGACTGCTGAAAGCGCTGGGCGCCCGCAACGGTACTATCCAGCGGGTGTTCCTGTACCATGGCGCCGTGATCACCGGCGCCGGCCTGTTATTCGGGAATATCCTGGGCCTGCTGATCTGCTGGCTGCAGCAGCGCTATGGCTTTATCAGCCTGCCGGAAGATGCGTACTATATCTCCAAGGCCGCGGTGGAAGTGGTCTGGTGGCATGTAGCCCTGGTCAATGCAGGCACTTTCCTGATCTGCTTCCTGGTGTTGCTGATCCCCACCATTATTGTCCGCAAGATCCAGCCCGTAAAGGCCATCCAGTTCCGGTAA